From a single Jatrophihabitans sp. genomic region:
- the clpB gene encoding ATP-dependent chaperone ClpB codes for MDLTTRSQQAVSAAVRTAADKGNPAVEPAHLAAALLSDEQGLARPMVQAVGVDPVNLIREIDSLLRALPAAAGSTVSAPQTSRNLLNVLGAAERIAKDATDEYVSGEHLLLALAEVPSEVASTLSRLGATPAALRAALTQVRGSTRVTSPDPEGTYQALEKYGVDLTAAAREGKLDPVIGRDAEIRRVIQVLSRRTKNNPVLIGEPGVGKTAVVEGLAQRVVAGDVPESLQGKRLVSLDLGAMVAGAKYRGEFEERLKAVLTEIKDSAGQILTFIDELHTVVGAGATGEGAMDAGNMLKPMLARGELHMVGATTLDEFREHIEKDPALERRFQQVLVGEPSVEDTIGILRGLAGRYEAHHKVQISDGALVAAATLSDRYITSRFLPDKAIDLIDEAASRLRMEIDSRPVEIDELQRSVDRLKMEELALSKETDPASVARLEVLRAELADRTESLEALNARWEREKSGLNRVGELKEKLDELRTQADRAQREGDFEAASRLMYGEIPQTEKELAEAAAAEQPADVMVKEEVTADDIAEVVSAWTGIPAGRLMEGETAKLLRMEEALALRVKGQKQAVQAVSDAVRRARAGISDPNRPTGSFLFLGPTGVGKTELAKALAAFLFDDERAMVRIDMSEYSEKHSVARLVGAPPGYVGYDEGGQLTEAVRRRPYSVVLFDEVEKAHSDVFDILLQVLDDGRLTDGQGRTVDFRNAILVLTSNLGSHILVSELDDALKKDAVMDAVRSHFKPEFLNRLDDIVVFDPLTTAELAGIVDVQLGLLQNRLAGRRLVLQVSDAAREWLAINGFDPLYGARPLRRLIQTAIGDRLAKALIAGEITDGDQVRIDVTEDRSALTVTAASMAEVAVG; via the coding sequence ATGGACCTGACCACTCGTAGCCAGCAGGCCGTTTCCGCGGCCGTCCGGACCGCTGCCGACAAGGGCAACCCCGCCGTAGAGCCGGCCCACCTCGCGGCCGCCCTGCTCAGCGACGAGCAGGGCCTGGCGCGTCCGATGGTGCAGGCGGTCGGCGTGGACCCGGTGAACCTGATCCGCGAGATCGACTCCCTGCTGAGGGCTCTTCCCGCCGCCGCCGGTTCGACGGTGTCGGCCCCGCAGACCTCGCGCAACCTGCTCAACGTGCTGGGCGCCGCCGAGCGGATCGCCAAGGACGCAACCGATGAGTACGTCTCGGGTGAGCACCTGCTGCTCGCGCTGGCCGAGGTGCCCTCCGAGGTCGCCAGCACGCTCAGCCGGCTCGGCGCCACCCCCGCCGCGCTGCGGGCCGCGCTGACCCAGGTGCGCGGCTCCACCCGGGTCACCAGCCCGGACCCCGAAGGCACCTACCAGGCGCTGGAGAAGTACGGCGTGGACCTGACCGCCGCCGCCCGCGAAGGAAAGCTCGACCCGGTGATCGGGCGTGACGCCGAGATCCGCCGGGTCATTCAGGTGCTGTCCCGGCGTACCAAGAACAACCCGGTGCTGATCGGCGAGCCCGGCGTCGGCAAGACCGCCGTGGTCGAGGGGTTGGCCCAGCGGGTCGTCGCCGGCGACGTGCCGGAGTCCTTGCAGGGCAAGCGGCTGGTCTCGCTGGACCTGGGCGCGATGGTCGCCGGCGCCAAGTATCGCGGCGAGTTCGAGGAGCGGTTGAAGGCGGTGCTGACCGAGATCAAGGACTCGGCCGGCCAGATCCTCACCTTCATCGACGAGCTGCACACCGTCGTCGGGGCAGGCGCCACCGGCGAGGGCGCGATGGACGCCGGCAACATGCTCAAGCCGATGCTGGCCCGCGGCGAGCTGCACATGGTCGGCGCGACCACCCTGGACGAGTTCCGCGAGCACATCGAGAAGGACCCGGCCCTGGAGCGCCGGTTCCAGCAGGTGCTGGTGGGGGAGCCGTCCGTCGAGGACACCATCGGCATCCTGCGCGGTCTGGCCGGCCGGTACGAGGCGCACCACAAGGTGCAGATCTCCGACGGCGCCCTGGTGGCCGCGGCGACCCTGTCCGACCGTTACATCACCTCGCGGTTCCTGCCCGACAAGGCCATCGACCTGATCGACGAGGCCGCGTCCCGGCTCCGGATGGAGATCGACTCGCGGCCGGTCGAGATCGACGAGCTGCAGCGCTCGGTCGACCGGCTGAAGATGGAGGAGCTGGCGCTGTCCAAGGAGACCGACCCCGCTTCGGTGGCCCGGTTGGAGGTGCTGCGCGCCGAACTGGCTGACCGGACCGAGTCCCTGGAGGCGCTGAACGCCCGCTGGGAGCGCGAGAAGTCCGGGCTGAACCGGGTCGGTGAGCTGAAGGAGAAGCTGGACGAGCTGCGCACCCAGGCCGATCGGGCCCAGCGCGAGGGCGATTTCGAGGCCGCGTCCCGGCTGATGTACGGCGAGATACCGCAGACCGAGAAGGAGCTGGCCGAGGCGGCCGCCGCCGAGCAACCGGCCGACGTGATGGTCAAGGAAGAGGTCACCGCCGACGACATCGCCGAGGTGGTCAGCGCCTGGACCGGCATTCCGGCCGGCCGGTTGATGGAGGGCGAGACCGCCAAGCTGCTGCGGATGGAGGAGGCCCTGGCCCTGCGGGTGAAAGGCCAGAAGCAGGCCGTGCAGGCGGTCTCGGACGCGGTTCGCCGGGCCCGGGCCGGCATCAGCGACCCGAACCGGCCCACCGGCTCGTTCCTGTTCCTGGGCCCGACCGGTGTCGGCAAGACCGAGCTGGCCAAGGCGCTGGCCGCGTTCCTGTTCGATGACGAGCGGGCGATGGTCCGCATCGACATGAGCGAGTACTCCGAGAAGCACTCGGTGGCCCGGCTGGTCGGCGCGCCGCCTGGTTACGTCGGCTACGACGAGGGCGGCCAGCTGACCGAGGCGGTGCGCCGCCGGCCGTACTCGGTGGTGCTGTTCGACGAGGTCGAGAAGGCCCACTCGGACGTCTTCGACATCCTGCTGCAGGTGCTCGACGACGGCCGGCTGACCGACGGCCAGGGCCGGACGGTGGACTTCCGCAACGCCATCCTGGTGCTGACCTCGAACCTGGGATCCCACATCCTGGTCTCGGAGCTGGACGACGCCCTGAAGAAGGACGCGGTGATGGATGCCGTCCGCTCGCACTTCAAGCCGGAGTTCCTGAACCGCCTGGATGACATCGTGGTGTTCGACCCGCTGACCACCGCCGAGCTGGCCGGCATCGTCGACGTGCAACTGGGCCTGCTGCAGAACCGGCTGGCCGGCCGCCGGCTGGTGCTGCAGGTCAGCGACGCCGCCCGGGAGTGGCTGGCGATCAACGGCTTCGACCCGCTGTACGGGGCCCGGCCGCTGCGCCGGCTGATCCAGACCGCGATCGGGGACCGGCTGGCCAAGGCGCTGATCGCCGGCGAGATCACCGACGGCGACCAGGTGCGCATCGACGTCACCGAGGATCGGTCGGCCCTGACGGTCACCGCCGCTTCGATGGCCGAGGTCGCCGTCGGCTGA
- a CDS encoding RDD family protein — protein MTQWGKGPNDESGDGQPAQPDPWAQPAGGQQPGQHDPWAQPTEGQPSGGQPGYGQPQPGYGQPQPGQSDPWAQPTGGQPGYGQPQPGYDQPGYGQQPGYGQPGSGQPGYGQPQGYVQQPGYYPPAPGYNQPGAVAGAGAIASMGTRFGAFVIDVIILAVVSVIVDLLFNQTLSTLLQLIIGFGYFGYLIGVNQQTVGMRLLNIKVVDATNGGAIGLGRGLLRYLVQALTGLLCLVGYFSPFFDGTKRNQGWHDKAAGDFVVRA, from the coding sequence ATGACGCAGTGGGGCAAGGGTCCCAATGACGAGTCGGGTGACGGGCAGCCGGCCCAGCCCGATCCATGGGCTCAGCCGGCCGGCGGCCAACAGCCGGGCCAGCATGACCCGTGGGCTCAGCCGACCGAGGGCCAGCCGTCCGGCGGGCAGCCGGGTTATGGCCAGCCGCAGCCCGGTTACGGCCAGCCCCAGCCGGGTCAGTCTGACCCGTGGGCCCAGCCGACCGGCGGGCAGCCTGGATACGGCCAGCCGCAGCCCGGCTACGACCAGCCGGGTTACGGTCAGCAGCCGGGCTATGGCCAGCCGGGTTCTGGCCAGCCGGGTTACGGCCAGCCGCAGGGCTACGTCCAGCAGCCCGGTTACTACCCGCCGGCCCCGGGCTACAACCAGCCGGGCGCCGTAGCGGGCGCGGGCGCGATTGCCAGCATGGGCACCAGGTTCGGCGCCTTCGTCATCGACGTCATCATCCTGGCGGTGGTCAGTGTCATCGTCGACCTTCTGTTCAATCAGACCCTGAGCACCCTGCTTCAGCTGATCATCGGCTTCGGATACTTCGGCTACCTGATCGGCGTCAACCAGCAGACGGTCGGCATGCGGCTGCTCAACATCAAGGTCGTCGACGCCACCAACGGAGGAGCCATCGGCCTCGGTCGGGGACTGTTGCGCTACCTGGTTCAGGCACTCACCGGCCTGCTGTGCCTGGTGGGTTACTTCTCGCCGTTCTTCGACGGGACCAAGCGGAACCAGGGCTGGCACGACAAGGCCGCCGGTGACTTCGTCGTCCGCGCCTGA
- a CDS encoding DUF2752 domain-containing protein, producing MAGAALTAATALWFFDPSARRIPLCPLHAMTGLWCPLCGSTRASHALLHAEPAAALQYNALFVAALPLLALLWWRWLRSPVPRPTARALPRPVFWAGVALVLAFGVLRNLPMGHWLAPPA from the coding sequence ATGGCGGGGGCAGCCCTGACCGCTGCCACGGCGCTGTGGTTCTTCGATCCGAGCGCCCGCCGGATCCCGCTGTGCCCGCTGCACGCGATGACCGGCCTGTGGTGCCCGCTGTGCGGCAGCACCAGGGCCAGCCACGCCCTGCTCCACGCCGAGCCGGCTGCCGCGCTGCAGTACAACGCGCTGTTCGTGGCGGCGCTGCCGCTGCTCGCGCTGCTCTGGTGGCGCTGGCTGCGCTCGCCCGTCCCACGCCCGACGGCCCGGGCGCTGCCCCGTCCGGTGTTCTGGGCGGGGGTCGCCCTGGTGCTGGCGTTCGGCGTGCTGCGCAACCTGCCGATGGGCCACTGGCTGGCGCCGCCGGCCTGA
- a CDS encoding RNA polymerase sigma factor: MHVLPEPSPVGDPASPVSAEQDFDAWVRPHWVAMSALARRLSGLPDWEDVLQESLSAAWRKRAQFDPHRGTPRNWLLAITADQAHKNRRRPQAVALEGVEHATAGSDAALHLDLERVIALLAPRQRLAVTLRYFLGLPVADVATVMGCAEGTAKSTLADARGRIRALLGEDYR; the protein is encoded by the coding sequence ATGCACGTTCTGCCAGAACCGTCGCCGGTGGGTGACCCGGCCAGCCCGGTGTCGGCCGAGCAGGACTTCGACGCCTGGGTCAGGCCGCATTGGGTGGCCATGTCGGCGCTCGCCCGCCGGTTGTCGGGCCTTCCCGACTGGGAGGACGTGCTGCAGGAATCGCTGAGCGCAGCCTGGCGCAAGCGTGCCCAGTTCGACCCGCACCGCGGAACGCCTCGCAACTGGCTGCTCGCGATCACCGCTGATCAGGCGCACAAGAACCGCCGGCGGCCGCAGGCGGTAGCACTGGAGGGTGTCGAGCATGCCACTGCGGGCAGCGACGCGGCGCTCCACCTTGACCTGGAGCGGGTGATCGCCCTGCTTGCGCCGCGGCAGCGACTGGCCGTCACGCTGCGGTACTTCCTCGGCCTGCCGGTGGCGGACGTCGCCACGGTGATGGGCTGTGCCGAGGGCACCGCGAAATCAACGCTTGCCGACGCGCGCGGTCGGATCCGCGCGCTACTCGGAGAGGATTACCGATGA